In Marixanthomonas ophiurae, one genomic interval encodes:
- a CDS encoding UDP-3-O-(3-hydroxymyristoyl)glucosamine N-acyltransferase, producing the protein MKFSNPQTLKAIAGIIDCNYVGDANFPVLGLNEIHVVQPGDIVFVDHPKYYDKALQSLATIVLINKEVDCPSGKALLISDDPFRDFNKLINHFNPFVAASAVIADSATIGNHTIIQPNVFIGNNVEIGANCVIHPNVSIYDNTKIGNNVIIHSGTVLGGDAFYYKNRPEKFDKLLSGGNVVIKDNVDIGAQCTIDSGVTASTTIGEGTKLDNQVHVGHDTVIGSRCLIASQVGIAGCVFIEDFVTIWGQVGITSGITIGEKAVISAQSGVSKSLPGHKSYFGTPADEFRKKYKELASIRLIPDIIDKLDRIK; encoded by the coding sequence ATGAAATTTTCAAATCCCCAAACATTGAAAGCGATTGCAGGTATTATTGACTGCAATTATGTGGGTGATGCAAACTTTCCAGTATTAGGATTGAACGAAATTCACGTAGTACAGCCCGGTGACATTGTATTTGTGGACCATCCCAAGTATTATGACAAGGCGTTGCAATCACTTGCTACTATTGTGTTGATTAATAAAGAAGTAGATTGTCCATCTGGAAAAGCACTGTTGATCAGTGATGATCCCTTTCGGGACTTTAATAAGCTAATTAACCATTTTAATCCGTTTGTCGCGGCATCTGCAGTTATAGCAGATTCTGCAACAATTGGAAATCACACGATTATTCAGCCCAATGTGTTTATTGGAAACAATGTGGAAATAGGAGCGAATTGTGTTATTCATCCAAATGTTTCCATTTACGATAATACCAAAATTGGAAATAATGTAATCATACATTCCGGTACAGTTCTAGGGGGGGATGCTTTTTATTATAAAAACCGTCCTGAAAAATTTGACAAACTTTTAAGTGGTGGAAACGTAGTTATTAAAGACAATGTTGATATTGGCGCACAATGCACCATTGATAGTGGCGTTACAGCATCTACAACAATTGGGGAAGGAACTAAATTGGACAATCAAGTTCACGTAGGCCACGATACCGTAATTGGCAGTCGTTGTTTAATAGCTTCGCAAGTAGGGATTGCTGGTTGTGTGTTTATTGAAGATTTTGTGACTATTTGGGGGCAAGTTGGAATTACCAGCGGAATTACCATTGGTGAAAAAGCCGTAATTTCGGCGCAAAGCGGTGTAAGTAAGTCGCTTCCCGGCCATAAATCGTATTTTGGAACACCAGCAGATGAATTCAGAAAAAAATATAAGGAATTGGCGTCTATTCGCTTAATTCCAGATATAATTGATAAATTAGATAGAATAAAATGA